The DNA window ACTCACGGATACATCCTCCCGGCGCCGCAAGGCACAGCAGGCCGGAGCCGTCGACGTCGTAGCCGTGGAAACCGACGCAACCGTCGACGACGACCAGGCGCCGGCTGAGGCCGAGTCCGTCGACGACAGCGTGTATGCCCGGCTGAATGAGGACCAGAGCGCTCTGCCAGCGCCGCGCGAGACCGACGATGCTGGGTGGAGCTGGGACATGCCGCCCAACGTCATCGACACCCGGCACAGTGACGTCATCCAAGCCGCGGCGGAGGGCCGGTACAGCGAGGCCGCGCAACTGGCAGTGATCGGGGAGCGGGAGGACATCAACGCGTACGGCATCCATTCCGACCAGGCTGCGGCGTGGATGTCGACCCGGGCCCGGGTGGCGGATGTGTCCGGAAGGCCGGACCAGGCAAGGGAGTTGCGCGCTACCGTCGCCCGCATGGGCAAAGACGACGCGCAATGGTTCGAGAGCACCGACAGTCCGGCTCCCGCCTGGCACAGCGTTCCCCCGCAGCCTGTAGTGGAGACGAAGCACGGGGACGATCAGCCCGCAGCGTCGCGCCGTCGGGTGTGGCCAGTCGTCGCCACCGTTGCCGCTCTCTCGCTCACGGGTGCAGGCGTTTGGCAGCACGCTCACGACCAGCAGGACGCCAAGGACCGTGAACAGAAGGCCGCCGCCTACAAGGGACGGTCGGGAGCAGCGCTCGACATTGATGGTGTCCACGCTCACGTCGTGGCTCACTGGAACAGTGACCGGGACAGAGTGGTCGTGGAGCTCCGCTCCTACTTCGACCGTAACGCGCAGTACTTGCGGATCGACGCCTCAGGAAAGAGCGCCCAAAGTACCCGCGGCGATGACAACTGGTACCCGAAAACACCGGAGATCGCCCTGCCGGTGACGGATTCGCTTGCCGACGTGACCGTGCGGATAGCGGTGGGTGGAAAGACCTGGAAGAGCGGCACCCGAGCTCAGTCGCGGAACGTTCGCCTGTCTCCAAACGGTGTCGCCTATGACGCTGAGACCGGCGAAAAGCTTCCGCCGGACCTCGGCTGACTTCGAGCTACACACCATCGCTGATGGCTCGCACCCCACAGGGGTGCGAGCCATCAGTCTTTCCGGGATGCTCCGCCCGGTCCTCGCACCGCCAAGCGGTGCCGCGAGGACTGGCCAGGCCACCCGGCCGCAGCACCAACCCCCTCAACTTCCTGAAGGAGAGATCTCGCGTGGCCAAGGGCCCTGCCGTCATAGGCATTCTGACCGAGCCCCCGAAGCCGACCTGGTGGCGGGCGAATCGGCACAAGGTGCTCCTCGTGACCGGTCTACTGGTCGGCTACTGGGTGGGCCTGCACCTGCACGGTGAACCGGTGAGCCCGCCAGCCCCGCGCCCGGGCCACAGCAGCCCCGGCCCGCTGCACATCACGCCCCGCTCCACCTGACCCGCACCCGCTGCTGTCCTGCGCCCCGTCCGCCGCATCCCGGCAGGCGGGGCGCAGGCCTGCCCCGCTCCCCGCGTTCTGGAGGACCTGCTGATGCTCATCCCCCGCCCGCGCCGCCGGATCGGCCGGCCCCGCCCTCAGCGTCCCGGCCCCCGCTACCCTCACCGCCCCGCCCGCATCACCCCGGCCTGGACCCGGTGATGGACTCCCGGATCCTCGACGGGAACCCGCTGTTAGAGGAGTACGACTGGGGGACCGCACCGGAAGGCCTCGCCACCCGCCGCCAGCTGCGCGCCAAAGGCCTGCGTCCGGCCGGGCAGACGCCGATCGTGCTGCGCTGCCGCAAGTGCCGGAACTACCCGGAGCGCGTCTGCACGCGGCCGACGTTCCTGTACCGGATCGATCGTGCCCTCCCGGTGCGGCCGATGACCCTCGCGCAGGAACGCGCCCTGGACCGTGCGATGGAGGCCCGGCAGCGGTGTCCCCGGTGCTGCCGCAGGTATCACCACGTCATCCCGCTGCGCCGGTTCGGATCCTGCCTGGAATGCCACGACGGTACGCCCGCGGACCCCTCGACCTACCTCGCACCCGCTGCCCACGGCCACGGACTTGCCGCCTGAGAGGCCCCGTATAGCCCAGGGACGGCCACCTCTCTCACCCACTCAAGATTTGGAGAACTCAGCATGACCCGTCATCTCACCACCGAGCGTCTCGCCCTCTTCGGCACCCTGTTGGCCACGTTCGGTGAGCTGCATCCTGCCTGTGACCACTGGGTCCAGGGCAGCAAGACAGCGTCTCGGAAGCGGCTCTACGGAGAGGACCTGGTCCACGCCGACGGCTCCCCCGCCACGTCAGACTCCACCCGCCCGACGATGACCACCAGCACTCTTGGCAGGCGCGCGGTGGCCTGTCACGTCGCGTCTTACACCGTCGTGCAGCTCGCCGCGTCCGTAGGCGTCACCCGCGCGTTCGGCTACCGCGTCACCCCGACCGCGTTCCTCGCCGGCGCGGCCATCAACGCCTCCACGCACGCCGCGATCGACCGTGGGGCCTTACTGCTGTGGCTGGCGAGGAAGACCGGCAAGACCGGCTACATCGAGCACTGCAAGGCCGCCCGCGTTGACGACGACGGCAACGCCACCTCCGAGCTCACCGGGCCCGGCAGTGCGTGGATGGAGCTGGACGCCGCCCTGCACCGGGCCCTCGGTATCGGTGCCGCAGCAGTCACGACCTGGCTCACCACCCGCCCCGGGCGCCGCCGCTGATCCGCACCCGCCGCCAGCGCTCACACGACCCGGGCGTGCGCTCCGGCCGGGCTGAGTTGTATCCGCAGAGCGCGCAGACGCGCTGGCTGGCGCCTGGGACGGTCGGCAGCATCGGCTAAGGCGCAGTGACCGCCCCGGGGGTGCTCCCCATCCCCGTCACAGGACGGAAGCCCTGTCCAGCATGCCTGACCTGCCGTGCAGGTCGGAAACGAATGATCACGACAAGAGGCGCACCCCCAATGCTTGCACAGCTCGGGGTGCGCCTCTCTGATGCCCGCCTCGAGGGGCGAGAACGGAGACCATGATGCCCGCTGCCACCCTGTTACGGCAGCCTGTCCGCACATTGATCGTCGCCGCGGCGGTGCCGCTCGCGCTGGCCGCGATAGCTGATGACGTCCGCATGCGCCGACGCTACGAGGCCGCCCGCCGCTGCCCCCTCACCGGCCTGCACGGCCGGGACGTCCTGGTCGAGCACATCGACCGCCAGCTGTGCACCGGCCGCGGCGACGACGTCCACGTCCTGGTCCTGGACGGCCTGAAGGCAGTGAACGACACCTATGGGCATGCGGCCGGGGACGCGCTCATCCGCGTGTACGGCCGGCGCCTGGCCCGCTGGACGTCCGGCCGCCCGGGCGCCTGCGCAGCACGTCTTGGCGGTGACGAATTCGGTGTCGCCGTACGGCTTCCCGCACAGGCCGCCCTCGAGGAACTGGCGGCGCTGCGCGAGCAGCTGCAGCAGCCCCTCGCCCTCGATGACGGCCGTCTCCTCCACCCGACCGTATCCATCGGCTTTGCGCGGGCAGGCGACCTGCCCGGCGAGGACGCCAGCGGACTCCTGCGCGGCGCGGACAAGGCGATGTACGAGGTCAAGACGGGGCGCCAGGTGTTCCCGTACCGGGCGACGTACGCCGACGCCTACGCGGAGACCGTGAACGGCCGCCGCGCCGGTCGCGAGGGTGCGCACCTTCCCGCGGGTGACCTATGAGCAGCACCGCCTTGCCTAAGAGGGACGGGATTCGCGGGATCACGATCCGTCAGCCGTGGGCGGCGTGCATCGTCCACGGCGGCAAGCGGATCGAGAACCGGCCCCGCCCGTGGGCGCCCGGCTGGTACCTCTTGCACGCCGCGGCCCGCATCGACCAGGCCGCACTGCGCGACCCTCTCGCGGCCCACACGATCGCCGGCCAAGCCCTTCCTACCCGGGCCGTCGTCGGCATCGTGCGCATCACCGGCTCCCACCGCTGCGACGGTGCGTGCAGCCCATGGGCGCAGCCCGCCGCAGTCCATCACGTCCTGGATGGCGTGCACCCGCTACCCGAGCCCGTCCCCTGCACCGGACAGCTCGGACCCTGGCGCGTCCCACCGACCGTGTACGCGCGCGTCCTGGCCCAACTCCCCCACCCCGAAACGTTCTCCACGGAGGCCCTGTCATGAGCGGTGTCGTCAAGGTCAGCAACGATCACCTCCCCACCGATCCCCGCTTTCCCTTCCCCGCCGCGCAGACCCGCTGCCAGTCCGAGCCGCACCAGTTCGACTTCGCCAACGGCGACCGGACCGCCGGCGGCGAGGAGACCCGGCAGCGGATCGAAGCGGCTCGCGCTGCCTGCAGCGGCTGCCCGGCGGCCACGGACTGCCTGCTGTGGGCCCTGGTCAATCAGCGGGCGAGCCGCGTCGGGATCTGGGCAGCCACCACCCCACGAGAGCGCAACACGTTGCGCAAGCGCATCGCGGACCGGCTCGGACCCGACTGGATCGACGTCCTCGCCGACCAGATCAAGGCCCGCCGCGAACGGACCGCTGCCGCCCGCACCACCCCGCTCACCGTCGCACAGGCACGCATCGTGCGCCTGGACAACGAAATGAACGGACCCATGCCGCGCCCGATGACGCCCACTCGTCAGCGCCGCAACCGCGCCCGGCTCGCCGCGGCCACGAAGGCGTCCCGCAGGACTCGCACTATGGCGCAGGCATCCTGACCAACCCCCACCAAGCGGCGGGCAGGCGCGCCGGCCCCTGAATAGGGCCGCTCCGGGCCGCTTGCACAATTGTGCAAGTTCGATCTTGGTCGGGGGAGACGCCTCGGCTCGTCGTCCTACTCCCCTGACTTCAGGCAACCGTTCCGGACCACCCGACAGCGCCCCCAGCCGCCCCCCGGCGGCCGGGGGCGCTGTTCTGTCCGCGCCTTCCGCCTCCCCGCTGTCCGTACTCATGCGACGAAGGAACCCACCCTGATGAAGCTCACCATCGACACCGGCCGTCTCGCCGAAGCGGCGCAATGGGCGCTGCGCGCTGTCCCTCAAACGCCGCCCGCCCCGGTTCTGGCCGGGCTGCTGATCGAAGCCCGCGACGACACCCTGACCCTGTCCGGCTTCGACTACTACCGGTCCGCCGGCGCCCGCGAGGACTGCGACATCGAGGAGCCCGGCGTGGTCCTGGTCGGAGGCCGCGTCTTCACCGACCTCGTCAAGGGCTTCCCCAAGTCCAGGGCGACCACGCTGGTCCTGGACGGCAGCACGCTCACGCTGTCCTGCGGCACCGCCCACATCAACCTGCCCACCCTGCCGCTGGACGAATATCCGGCGCTGCCCCCGGTCCCCGCCCCGAGCGGCACCGTCACCGGCACCGTGCTCGCCGACGCCGCCACCCACGTCGCTGCCGCCGCCAGCACCGATGACACCCTCCCCATGCTGACCGGCGTCCAGTTCGCCCTCGGCACCGACACCCTGACCCTGTCCGCTACCGACCGGTACCGCTTCCACGTCGCCGAGGTGCCCTGGACACCCGCCCCTGCACGTAAGGGCAAGCGCAAGACCGACCCGGAGCCCCACACCGAGGGCTTCTCGTTGGTGCCGGCCGACATCCTGCGTGATGCCGCCCGCGTCCTTGCCGACACGGACCAGGCCCAGATCACCTTCACCGACGGCCAGTTCGCGGTCAGCGTGCCCGGCAGGTGGGCGACCGGCCGCGTCCTCGACGGCCGGCTGCCCGACTACCAGTTCCCCACCGAGGACGACTTCGAGTCCGTCGTCACCGTCTCCACCGAGGCCCTGGCCGACGCGATCAAGCACGTTCAGCCCCTGCTGGGCAAAAGCGACCCGATCGTTCTGGACATCACCGGCGACCGGATCACCGTGCGCGCCGGGACCGACGACAAGGGCCGCGGCAGCGACCAGGTCCCCGCCGACCTCACCGGCCCGACCCTCGACCCCGCCTTCAACCCGGGCTACTTCCTGCAGGCCCTCCAGCAGGTCGACGCACCCCACGTGCAGCTCAACTTCGCCAGCCCCACCAAACCCTGCCTCCTGCACGCCCCCGACCAGGCCCACATCTTCAAGGCCCTGCTCATGCCCATCCGCGTCACCCCACCCAGCACCGGCTCCGAGAGCTGACGTCACCGCCGGTCGATGAAGCCCACGAGGAGTTCGCCGAAGCCAACTGCTACGAGACCGCTGCCGGCCCTGAAGACCACGGACACGACCGGGGCACCGTCACCCTCATCGACCCTCAAGGCCGCACCTGGAAAGAAGACGCCCGCCCCGCCCATGACGCAGTCCGCATGGGCCGCGTTGGCAAGAAGCACGCCGGACGCCTCCTGGCTGGCCGCCTCCACAACGCCCTGCCCACCCGCACCCAGACGGGACTCCCCCACCCATGACGACCACGTACGAGATCGCGACGCGCGAAGCGGACGACGGAACGACCGAGCCCGCCGAACACCTCTGGACCCCCTGCGCCGACGGCACAGCCGGGCACGGGTTCATCGACTACCGCGGCCTGCTCGTCACCGGCCTGGACTCCACCTCTGGGGACGACGCCCTCTACCCGGCCGGCTTCATCATCCTGGGACACCAGACGTGGGCCGACACCATCGAAGCCGCCGCCGCCTACATGGCACGAGTCCACGGCTGGCGCAGCCTCCACCTCTACCCCGGCGACGACCCCGCCGTACTCATCCCCCGCATCCCGCGCGCCGTCCACGTCCACGGCGCGTTCCTCTATCACCCCCACCCCGACCATCCATGCAACTGCGAGTGGGACGACACCTGGCGTATGGCATGGGCCCCCGACTATGAAGCCGACGTCGTACCGATCACCGCCATGCGCCACCCCGCAGCTGCGCTGAAGGCGGTGAACATCCCCAACCCGGACCACGACCTGTTTGGCAAGTGGGCCACTTGAGGCCCGAGCTGCTGTCACGAGAGGGCCTGTACTCAGCGAATTCGCTGAGTACAGGCCCTCTTTGCGTTGCGGCCACGAACCACGAGTCACGGGGGTGCTTACGCCGTAAGCACCCTCGGCGGCAGCAGCTAACGCCAATCAGAGTGAAAAGGACGGCATGCCGGGCATGTATGCGCCACGTGCGGCAGTATGCTGCCGCGCATGGCATCTCCGACTTCGGGAGGTGAGCGGGAAAAGCTCGTGTCGAAGCTGCCCGCCTCCCTCCGGCAAGCCCTCAAAGTCAGGGCAGCGCAGCTCAGTACCGACGTTCAGGACGCTGTCACATCTGGCATCCAGGCCTGGCGTGAGCATCCCGAACCCCTCCCCGTAGTCGATACGGCAGGAGCCGAGTCCTTCGGTACCTGGCTACCCGAAGGCCTCTACGACGACTTCAAGCGGGACTGTGCAACCCGCAACGTCTCCTACATCCAAGGGCTTGCCCAGGCAGTAGCCCTGTGGCTTGACCAGAATCCCGCAGCCCTCGAATCCGCTCCGCCGCGTCGCATCATCGTCTGTAACCAAAAGGGCGGCGTAGGCAAGACCGCCGTCACGGCCGGCCTTGCCCAGGCGCTGGCCGAAGACCCCACGCTATGGACGGACAAGGCCAGTAGCTCAGAAGACCTCGCGCGCTGGGCAGCCCGACTCGGACTGCGCGTCCTGATGGTCGACTACGACCCCCAAGGACACCTCTCCCATCAGCTAGGCCTTAAAGCGATCCCTGCTGGCGGCGAGAGCCTCATCACGCACATGCTCAACCGCGAGCAGGTCCGTAGCCCCCTCATTGATCTCACCGTCGCCATAGACGAACCGCGCTTCGGTGACCGGCTGCGAATCCTGCCCGCAGCCTTCGATGCCTTCTTGCTCGACTCCGGGCTCACCATGTTCCGTGGCCCGCGGCACGCAGCTCTCGAGCGAGCACTTTCCCCGTTGGAAGAGCACTTCGATGTCATCGTCATCGATTCGCCACCCAGCCTAGGGCTGGCCATGGACGCGGCCATCTACTATGGCCGCCGCCGCGACGGGGAAAGGACCGGCGCCTCCGGCCTCGTCATCCCGGTCGAGGCAGAAGACACCTCCGCGCAGGCCTACGGCATGCTCATCAACCAAGTCGGGTCTCTGACTGGTGACTACGACATCGAGGTCGAGCAACTCGGACTCGTGGTCAACAAGTACGACTCGCGGCGCGGCTTCATCGCGACGTCCTCACTGGACAAATGGAAGAGCCTCGGCTCGCCTCCTGTCCTTGCCGTCATCGGTGACCTGAAGGAACAGCGCGAAGCCGTGCGGCTGCAGCGAGCTCTGCTGGCCTACTCTCCCGAATCCGACCAGGCCCATCACATGCGAGAGATCGCTCGGAGACTGACATGAGCAAAGCCGACGCCCTCGGCGGATCCGC is part of the Streptomyces sp. NBC_01571 genome and encodes:
- a CDS encoding WhiB family transcriptional regulator; amino-acid sequence: MSGVVKVSNDHLPTDPRFPFPAAQTRCQSEPHQFDFANGDRTAGGEETRQRIEAARAACSGCPAATDCLLWALVNQRASRVGIWAATTPRERNTLRKRIADRLGPDWIDVLADQIKARRERTAAARTTPLTVAQARIVRLDNEMNGPMPRPMTPTRQRRNRARLAAATKASRRTRTMAQAS
- a CDS encoding ParA family protein, producing MASPTSGGEREKLVSKLPASLRQALKVRAAQLSTDVQDAVTSGIQAWREHPEPLPVVDTAGAESFGTWLPEGLYDDFKRDCATRNVSYIQGLAQAVALWLDQNPAALESAPPRRIIVCNQKGGVGKTAVTAGLAQALAEDPTLWTDKASSSEDLARWAARLGLRVLMVDYDPQGHLSHQLGLKAIPAGGESLITHMLNREQVRSPLIDLTVAIDEPRFGDRLRILPAAFDAFLLDSGLTMFRGPRHAALERALSPLEEHFDVIVIDSPPSLGLAMDAAIYYGRRRDGERTGASGLVIPVEAEDTSAQAYGMLINQVGSLTGDYDIEVEQLGLVVNKYDSRRGFIATSSLDKWKSLGSPPVLAVIGDLKEQREAVRLQRALLAYSPESDQAHHMREIARRLT
- a CDS encoding GGDEF domain-containing protein — translated: MMPAATLLRQPVRTLIVAAAVPLALAAIADDVRMRRRYEAARRCPLTGLHGRDVLVEHIDRQLCTGRGDDVHVLVLDGLKAVNDTYGHAAGDALIRVYGRRLARWTSGRPGACAARLGGDEFGVAVRLPAQAALEELAALREQLQQPLALDDGRLLHPTVSIGFARAGDLPGEDASGLLRGADKAMYEVKTGRQVFPYRATYADAYAETVNGRRAGREGAHLPAGDL
- the dnaN gene encoding DNA polymerase III subunit beta, with product MKLTIDTGRLAEAAQWALRAVPQTPPAPVLAGLLIEARDDTLTLSGFDYYRSAGAREDCDIEEPGVVLVGGRVFTDLVKGFPKSRATTLVLDGSTLTLSCGTAHINLPTLPLDEYPALPPVPAPSGTVTGTVLADAATHVAAAASTDDTLPMLTGVQFALGTDTLTLSATDRYRFHVAEVPWTPAPARKGKRKTDPEPHTEGFSLVPADILRDAARVLADTDQAQITFTDGQFAVSVPGRWATGRVLDGRLPDYQFPTEDDFESVVTVSTEALADAIKHVQPLLGKSDPIVLDITGDRITVRAGTDDKGRGSDQVPADLTGPTLDPAFNPGYFLQALQQVDAPHVQLNFASPTKPCLLHAPDQAHIFKALLMPIRVTPPSTGSES
- a CDS encoding RRQRL motif-containing zinc-binding protein, with translation MDSRILDGNPLLEEYDWGTAPEGLATRRQLRAKGLRPAGQTPIVLRCRKCRNYPERVCTRPTFLYRIDRALPVRPMTLAQERALDRAMEARQRCPRCCRRYHHVIPLRRFGSCLECHDGTPADPSTYLAPAAHGHGLAA